The region GAAGAATTCACGGCTGAGCGATTGATCCAGGTGGTGCAACAAAACAAGGATTGCAGTGCTGCCCAGTTGCGCGACCGGATTGACGAAGCGTTGCTGCAGTTCATGGGCACGGCCTCGCCGGTGGATGATATGACGCTGGTGATTGTGAAACGAACCGAATGAACCATCGGACGTCAGACGTTCGTCATGAGGGCATCAGGTTAGCATCAGGTGTAAGCCCTGCGGCCTGATGCCTGACGGCATGAACCATTATGAGATCGGAGAAAGAGCTCGCCTATCGCTACGATCTGTACATTGTTCCGTACTGGCGCGATGCCTTCGACCAGATGGTCATCGAACATGTGAAGCTGCCTCAGCAGGGGAACGTGCTGATCGTCAATTGTGGCACGGGCGGGCTGGCGCTGGAGGTGGCCTCATCGCTGGGCGCGCGGGGCGACGTCATCGCCACCGACCCCTATCCCGAACGCCTCCATCTAGCGCGGGCAAAAGCTGAAGTGAAGAAACTCACCAACGTGTTTTTCTATGACCGACAGCCGACGCAGTTGGGCATGGAAGATGAACTCTTTAGTCTGGTCGTAGGCGATGCCGCTTTGATGCCGACCGAACAGATCGAGCCTATGCTCGGCCAGATGGTGCGGTTGACAGACAGCAACGCGACGGTGGCCTTGCTGATGTTGACGCATGGCAGCTTTGGCGAAATCTTCTCGCTGCTGTGGGAAGCGCTCTATCACTGCCGGCTCGATCACTATACAGCTTCACTCGAAGCGCTTATCAATGAGCACCCGACAACAACACAGGCGCGGCAGATGATGATGCAGAACGGATTGACCCACGTGCACCATTTCACCGAGCGTCGAGAATTAGATTTTGCTTCGGCTCAGGAATTATTTGAATCGCCGTTGGTCGAAGATTATTTTCTCGACCACTGGCTCCAGTTCCTTCCCGATAAGGCAACACGTCGAGACGTCATCGGCGCCATGACCGAGATCATTGATCGGGAACGCGGGCAGGCGTATGTGGAGATGTCGGTCAAGGCCAGCCTCCTGATCGGCCAGCGAGGATGAATCCGGCCACCAACATCCGTGAA is a window of Blastocatellia bacterium DNA encoding:
- a CDS encoding class I SAM-dependent methyltransferase, producing the protein MRSEKELAYRYDLYIVPYWRDAFDQMVIEHVKLPQQGNVLIVNCGTGGLALEVASSLGARGDVIATDPYPERLHLARAKAEVKKLTNVFFYDRQPTQLGMEDELFSLVVGDAALMPTEQIEPMLGQMVRLTDSNATVALLMLTHGSFGEIFSLLWEALYHCRLDHYTASLEALINEHPTTTQARQMMMQNGLTHVHHFTERRELDFASAQELFESPLVEDYFLDHWLQFLPDKATRRDVIGAMTEIIDRERGQAYVEMSVKASLLIGQRG